Proteins encoded by one window of Nicotiana tabacum cultivar K326 chromosome 10, ASM71507v2, whole genome shotgun sequence:
- the LOC107817406 gene encoding uncharacterized protein LOC107817406: MFESQAVYSDSNNESDYREFEDSDYEDDILFDRNVDPSVETFSVNANENTRTNDDSREFISQELQKHMQNEDGDSDCVVSSDTKSLNSDSDASNEDFNFPKHNPKTDGSNSKLALGQVFQNKKEFKEAVTTHEVKRGRTVEWIKDDSERARGRCKHRPSCEWVILASKMHRDTNFQIKTYNSEHTCFCWNVKNKNVTSSWIAKKYMDKIKSNRDWKTSKFRDEVSRALGVDVSLCQAKKAKKKAISLIDGNLNDQFNMLWNYINEIVRSNPGTSVYMELKPNETPNNPSRFQRLYICFAACKEGFKAGCRKIVGVDGCWLKDSMYGAQLIAAVGLDGNNNIFPIAYAIVEKECNDTWQWFLNYLMIDIEIEEQYLWTFMSDKQKGLLEAFEEVLPNVSHRFCARHLHNNFKKAGFSGHTLKDAFWEAARATTVEAFNVCMLKILELDKEAHEWLSTKLPSEWSRSHFSPLSKCDMLLKNMCEVFNSLILDARDKPIIKLLDHKTHTNG; the protein is encoded by the coding sequence ATGTTCGAAAGTCAAGCAGTATATAGTGATTCTAATAATGAGTCCGATTATAGAGAGTTTGAAGATTCAGATTATGAAGATGACATTTTATTTGATAGAAATGTTGATCCGTCGGTTGAAACATTTTCTGTCAATGCCAATGAAAATACGAGAACAAATGATGATAGTAGAGAGTTTATTAGCCAAGAGTTGCAAAAGCATATGCAAAATGAAGATGGTGACTCAGATTGTGTTGTTTCCAGTGACACAAAAAGCTTGAATAGTGATAGTGATGCATCTAATGAAGATTTTAACTTTCCAAAGCACAATCCGAAAACTGATGGCTCTAATTCTAAGCTAGCATTAGGACAagtatttcaaaacaaaaaagagtttaaggAAGCTGTAACTACTCATGAGGTTAAAAGAGGAAGGACAGTCGAGTGGATTAAGGATGATTCAGAAAGAGCAAGGGGAAGATGTAAGCATCGTCCTTCTTGTGAGTGGGTTATTCTAGCTTCAAAAATGCACAGAGATacaaattttcaaataaagactTATAACTCCGAGCATACATGTTTTTGTTGGAATGTCAAGAATAAGAATGTTACTTCCAGTTGGATTGCAAAGAAATATATGgacaaaatcaaatcaaacagaGATTGGAAGACATCAAAATTCAGAGATGAAGTCAGTAGAGCGCTGGGAGTAGACGTATCTTTATGTCAAGCAAAAAAAGCTAAAAAGAAGGCTATTTCTCTTATTGATGGTAACTTAAATGACCAGTTTAACATGTTGTGGAATTATATTAATGAGATCGTGCGATCTAATCCAGGAACATCAGTTTACATGGAGTTAAAACCAAATGAGACCCCTAACAATCCTTCTAGATTCCAAAGATTATACATTTGCTTTGCAGCATGTAAAGAGGGCTTTAAGGCAGGTTGTAGGAAGATTGTTGGTGTTGATGGTTGTTGGTTGAAAGATTCTATGTATGGAGCACAGTTGATTGCTGCTGTTGGTTTGGATGGCAATAACAATATCTTTCCTATAGCCTATGCCATCGTGGAAAAGGAGTGCAATGATACATGGCAATGGTTTTTGAACTATTTGATGATTGATATTGAAATAGAAGAGCAATATCTCTGGACATTCATGTCAGATAAGCAAAAAGGCCTTCTTGAAGCTTTTGAGGAAGTGTTACCAAATGTTTCTCACAGGTTTTGTGCACGACACTTGCACAATAATTTCAAAAAGGCTGGGTTCTCTGGTCATACGTTAAAAGATGCTTTTTGGGAAGCTGCTAGAGCAACAACGGTTGAAGCGTTTAATGTATGTATGTTGAAGATACTTGAATTGGATAAAGAAGCGCATGAATGGCTTTCTACTAAGTTACCTAGTGAATGGTCCAGATCTCACTTCTCACCACTTTCTAAGTGTGAtatgttgttaaaaaatatgTGTGAGGTCTTCAATAGTTTGATTCTTGATGCTAGAGATAAACCCATTATTAAACTTTTGGACCATAAGACACATACTAATGGCTAG